The genomic window AATCAAACCCACTTCCTCTCCACCGCTGAAGGAGGATAGGGAAGAAGCAAGGGAGATAACCCTTTCCGCCGAGCGCTCCCTCACAGGGCGATTCACCATTCCCGCTTGGCAGAACCTACATCCCCTAGTGCACCCTCGCATAATTTCCACCGAGGGGCGGTCGTGGACAATCTGTATATAGGGTATAATCCAACATTCAGGATAGAATGCTTCCTCCAATGACTGAACGACTCTCTTCCTCACTCTCTTCTGGGCGGGTGGATAGACCTTGAAGGAAAGAAACTTTCCCTCTCCATCAAATATAGGTTCATAGAATTTTGGAACATAAACTCCCTCTATCAGGGCGAGCCTCTCCAGTAAATCCTCGCGTCTTTTACTTTTCCGAACCTCATCTATTATCTCTCTTATCACTTCCTCGCCTTCGCCGATGACGAAGGCGTCAACGAAGGGAGCGAGAGGCTCGGGATTAAAGCAGGCGGGACCGCCAGCTATTATAAGTGGGTGGCTATCGTCTCTTTGAGAGGAGAGGAAGGGAATTTTTGAGAGATGGAGGACTTGAAGGAAATTGGTGTAATTTAGCTCGTGCTGTAAAGAAAAGCCAAGGATTGTAAACTGGGAGAGAGGTCTTCCAGTTTGAAGGGCGAAGAGGGGTATATTTTTTGAATTTAAAATGCTCTCCATGTCTTCCCAGGGGGAAAAGGCTCTGTCGCAGAGAACTCCTTCCATTTCGTTGAGAAGATAGTAAAGGATGTGGATAGCGGAATTGGACATCCCGATTTCGTAGATATCGGGATAAATCAGACAGAAGCGGATAGGGTTTTCCTCCCATCCTTTCTCTACAGAGCCCCATTCGCCATTGATATAGCGAGCAGGTTTCTGGACAGAGAGGAGGAACTCCTCCTCAATGGGAGGGAAGGACATTTTGGAGAATTTTTTAGATTTAACCGCCTTCTTCTCCCTCTATCTCTCCTACTTTCAGCTCTAATTTCTCTCTTTCTTCTATTCTTTCTATTTTTCCGTCTCTAATCCAGACTACTCTATCGGAAACATCTATCATTTTCAGGTCGTGGGTAGCGGAGATGATGGTAACACCCTTTTCCTGATTTAGTTTCTTAAGGAGGTTGATTATTTCCTTTCCTGTGCGGAGGTCAAGGTTTCCCGTGGGCTCGTCGGCTAGGACGATTCCCGGGTCATTGGCGAGAGCTCTTGCGATTGCCACTCTCTGTTGCTGACCGCCGGAGAGTTCGTTTGGCTTATGATGGAGCCTATCTCCCAAACCGACGAGCTTCAGTAGTTCTACACCCTTTTCAATCGCCTCGTCAGTGGTCAAACCAGCGAAAATCATGGGGAGGGTCACATTCTCAAGGGCGGTCATAACGGGGATTAGGTTGAAGGTTTGGAAAATATAGCCGATACGTCTGCATCTCAGCCAGGCAAGCTCATAGGCATCCAGCTGGGCGATATCCACCTCATCTATGAAGACGGAACCCGAGGTAGGTCTATCCAAGCCACCTATCATATTGAAGAGGGTGGTCTTACCGGAGCCTGAGGGTCCCATAATGGAGATATATTCTCCTCGGCGGATATCAAGGGAAACACCATCCAAAGCCCTGAGGACGGTATCTCCCATAACATACTCCTTGACTAGGTCTTTCGTTCGCACAATATATTCGGCAACAGCCATAAATCTTCGCCTCCTTAATAGATATTATTTACAATTTGTAATTTTCGTCAAATCTTTTTAAACCTCAACTCGTAGAGCAGCGGCGGCGGGGAGCCGTGAGGCTCTGTAAGCTGGCCAGATGGTGGCGATAACGGTGAGGACTACACCGATTGCGAGAACCAAGAGGAAATCGTGAAGAGTTCCACCAATAGGTAGGGCGTGGATGAACTTCCTCCATCCGTATTTACCCCAATAGGCGAGGAAGGAGAAAATGAAGCCAAGTATTGCGCCTCCCACGGAGGCAGCAACACCCAAAAGCAATGCTTCAAGGAGGAAAAGCCTGACGATAAGGGAATCCAGAGCGCCGAGGCATTTCATCGTCCCTATCTCCCTGAACCTTTCTGAAACAGCGATGAGCATTGAATTTGTAATTCCAATCGTACATACAACCAAAGCAACCGCAGCTATCCAAACCGCTCTCGCTTGGATATCAGGAGGGAGGTTCTTTTCAACGGCGTGTAGGACGCGATTCTGCATAAAGGTGGACATCAGAAAGGCGGTTCCAAGGAAGGTTCCTCCCGCTGCCAGTATCTCCCTCCCAAAGCGAATGCGAATGTTCTGAAGGGTGAACTTCAGCGCTACTCGTAGAGGTAGCTGGCTTATCCTTCCGATTTTGCCTTCCTTAACGGCTTCGGGTATTCTCCTTTTTTTCCTCATTTTTCTCCTCCTTTCTAACTGCTAAAACTATTAGTTTCCTTTTTCCTAATTCTCTAAGGAACGCTGCTACACCTACCTCAG from bacterium includes these protein-coding regions:
- a CDS encoding TIGR03960 family B12-binding radical SAM protein; its protein translation is MSFPPIEEEFLLSVQKPARYINGEWGSVEKGWEENPIRFCLIYPDIYEIGMSNSAIHILYYLLNEMEGVLCDRAFSPWEDMESILNSKNIPLFALQTGRPLSQFTILGFSLQHELNYTNFLQVLHLSKIPFLSSQRDDSHPLIIAGGPACFNPEPLAPFVDAFVIGEGEEVIREIIDEVRKSKRREDLLERLALIEGVYVPKFYEPIFDGEGKFLSFKVYPPAQKRVRKRVVQSLEEAFYPECWIIPYIQIVHDRPSVEIMRGCTRGCRFCQAGMVNRPVRERSAERVISLASSLSSFSGGEEVGLIALNPADHSQIEEITARLSRLLFPLRVGISLSSLRLDTFSLKLAEEIQRVRKTTLTFAPETNQRLRKVINKNISDEEIFNTIETAFSLGWRTLKLYLMIGLPEETEEDIEELGNLLKQILKLGKGQLNRLHLSVSPFMPKPHTPFQWRPQLPIELLQKRMQMLRKSVSDKRVDMDFHSPYMSFVETALARGDRRVSQVILKAWEKGCRMDSWEGKFDFSRWLEAFAEANIDPHRYVEREIPYDEPLPWDVIDVGISKEFLIEENERAKRGETTPDCRFSSCSNCGICLNFKIKNEIASPK
- a CDS encoding ABC transporter ATP-binding protein; amino-acid sequence: MAVAEYIVRTKDLVKEYVMGDTVLRALDGVSLDIRRGEYISIMGPSGSGKTTLFNMIGGLDRPTSGSVFIDEVDIAQLDAYELAWLRCRRIGYIFQTFNLIPVMTALENVTLPMIFAGLTTDEAIEKGVELLKLVGLGDRLHHKPNELSGGQQQRVAIARALANDPGIVLADEPTGNLDLRTGKEIINLLKKLNQEKGVTIISATHDLKMIDVSDRVVWIRDGKIERIEEREKLELKVGEIEGEEGG
- a CDS encoding FtsX-like permease family protein yields the protein MRKKRRIPEAVKEGKIGRISQLPLRVALKFTLQNIRIRFGREILAAGGTFLGTAFLMSTFMQNRVLHAVEKNLPPDIQARAVWIAAVALVVCTIGITNSMLIAVSERFREIGTMKCLGALDSLIVRLFLLEALLLGVAASVGGAILGFIFSFLAYWGKYGWRKFIHALPIGGTLHDFLLVLAIGVVLTVIATIWPAYRASRLPAAAALRVEV